In the genome of Chrysoperla carnea chromosome 5, inChrCarn1.1, whole genome shotgun sequence, the window TCTTGTTGTAAATCCATTCTTTGTCATGGATTTCAACTTTAACACCACAAGGGCAAAGTAATTTAACTGCTTCTTGCGCAAACGCTGTTGGTGTCAAGTGATTGGCTGGTGTATCTGATAAACGTCGAGTCAGATTTTGAGCTTCTGCTTTAAACAGACCGCGTTGCCAGGATTCATGATCAACGTTATCATATAATTCTAGAGTTGGTACCGGTAaacgattaattttattcttgaatTCTTGATAACGCCACACTGCTAAAGCAGCTCCTTCAGCAGCTTGTTCTGGTCGCCCCAAcccttcaataaatatatgaccGCAGCGTTGTTTTAATAAATGCTGGCAACCTAAACCAGCTGCGAGCCGCACATTTTCACGACCTTCGTCAATGGCTTCAAGCATATTAAAACCATCTTTATTATTGCCCAAGCCAACTATAACTATCGACCAAAATTCATCCTCGATGTTACAAAAAGCAAAGCCCTGTCGACTTTTCCAAATTGATTTGCCTGAACTAAAATTAtctgattaatattttatcaaaaaataaaaatacaagcaAGGACGTTGCCAACCAGTGGCCTAGGGGGAGCAGAATGCGGTTAAcggataaaatttataacttccGAAATTCATTTCGGgcaagaattataaaaaaataaagggaTCTGATTTCGAAGTTTCCGACAATCGAAAATATGGAAGGCGATATCGTGAGTCTCAAAAAATTATGGTCTGCGGATGGCTAAGTAAAAATTTAGTCGTAAAAATTAAGTGCCTGCAAAATGATGATCAACAAATTCAGACAACCCAGGTTCCgagattatcaaaattattagttaaGAAACTTTTAGAGCACATTTAAATGCTTAAATTTCGATAAATACGTACCCTACAATTAATTCCAGTAATCTCCCTCGCATTTTCTCATTAAATTTACAGGAAGCTGGAGTTAATACAGGTTCACCACTGTCATTTTCATAACACCCAAGGACTAGGCCCttctaaaaggtaaaaaaacacaaaatttattaaaatgtaaataaatattgatcaaGAATATTTACCTTCGAAGGTAGGGATATGCATTTtgtatcacaaaaatttttaggcTGAAGAATGAATTTGGTTACATTAGTTATTCCATGCTCTGGTATCGACAGCCTGCCGATGTCAGTAAAAATTGTCTTTCGGAAAAACATGTTCTGCTCAAAATTTAGAttaatatccaaaaaaatttattcaaaattttaatgttcaaaaacccttcatttaatttactaaaatgcttaaaataaaaaaagaaaattatttaacagtAACCATGTTACATAATATGactgtttatttcaaaatttcatgaacctctattttctctcataggcaaataaatttgttcaaataaaatcatccaaaaaaaactgaaaaggaAAGTGAGGCCAGTTGATCATTCTCCATGTGTCTATGCTACAAACCTACGGAAAAAGGCAGATATTGGACGAACAGACGTTCCAGCCGCATAGTAGCTTTTTCTCTTTCTagttaatgaaaatttcatgaGAGTCTTGCTTAGTTCATTCTCTATGTCTGTGGTAGAAATAGATCGAGGGATTTCCCCAAGAGAAAATCGtaataatttcaatacaaaaatagCTTCTCAAATTTACGTTAGATTTATTAAGTTATTGGTGGATTCTAAAAACTTCACTTGGGtttctaattaaattgaaaatgccccgaaaaatatcgaaagttatatttttagcCTATGATATTCTAccaactaattaaataaaatttgtactgAGTATCCGATGTCTTCTGTTCAAAAGTTGATCAAAAGGAACTCAAAAAGTTTGAAGTAATTTAGGAACTTTTAGACCATGCATTAAATTAGTATAAACATGATTTTTGAATCCTTAATTCATCATTTCATCGAAATATAAGAAAGATAAACGAACGTACAAAGTTAAACCATCGTATCCGTATCGGCGTCGGACTAAGGGTGGAACAAGTGGGGCGTACGCTCCAGGCCTCAGGTTGCAAGAGGTGccaaaagtgccacagttatcGTACTCTCCccgatttaataaataaatttctttttaaatagaatattatagttatgtaaattgtaaaaaaaataatacatgattattgttaaattttcaactagtatttttctcatttttgacAGCTGTGTATTTTACAGTGTTgccaataaataaacaacatgaCATCAACTTGAGTTTTTTTGGCGATTTCAGCTGCGCCATTATATTCTctcgaaaaattataataattcttaaatgtaaacaaaagtgattcatttaaatcaaaatgaCTGAAGAAATTAGCATTAAGTCTTCTGGACTTACATTAGCGTCATTAATGAGTGAATGCGAACAAGCAGACTTTGACAAGGTATACGATACcgaatttttattagtaaattccaatattaataattatcattatttctaGATTGGTTTTCTTTTGGGCTATTATTCCGAAGAAATCATCAAATCCGTAACAGATGCTgaaattgaaacaataaaaataaagaaaatgttaaatataactGGTATATTTCCAATATCTGATGTATTTTACAATCATATCGGTGaagttaatcataaaaataagaatatcgAATATATTCGAAATGAAAAGAATGTAATTGGATGGTATCGATCTCGAAAACATACAAACTTAAAGATGACGGTACGTGagaaattaattcataaagaatTGTGTAGTATTTCCGATAAACCtgatatgtttacattttgtgCGTTAACATCATCGTATACGAAGAATAGTGCAACACACACGTATTCACAGATATTCTATCGTTACGATTATACACAATTTATCGAAATACCATTAATCATAACAAATCTAGGTGATGCCGATAAGTTATATAAAACGACTAGTCAAAAAACGGGTACAATCGATAAAATTA includes:
- the LOC123300663 gene encoding BRCA1-A complex subunit Abraxas 1-like, whose amino-acid sequence is MTEEISIKSSGLTLASLMSECEQADFDKIGFLLGYYSEEIIKSVTDAEIETIKIKKMLNITGIFPISDVFYNHIGEVNHKNKNIEYIRNEKNVIGWYRSRKHTNLKMTVREKLIHKELCSISDKPDMFTFCALTSSYTKNSATHTYSQIFYRYDYTQFIEIPLIITNLGDADKLYKTTSQKTGTIDKIIRNIRSDVNVNSDLCLNKIENSVQQHIYSLINQVSKLYEEKKHLELEIQRFNEQETHESDDSSPLKEIFTKTSEELKDKLNYANVLKNNSPIVNKETKKALNAQLKMVPDSPNTKEKSSKARNSLPSPSTHITLRNRSSRANRSLLNNSKELNTSGLLQEKDE